A genomic window from Scophthalmus maximus strain ysfricsl-2021 chromosome 17, ASM2237912v1, whole genome shotgun sequence includes:
- the LOC118289386 gene encoding protein PFC0760c, which yields MASLRSLILSLLLALLCSFHTPLAPGCKAQDLPFHSEQGLVADDDDDDDDDDDDDDDDDDDDDDDDDDDDDDDDDDDDDDDDDDDDDDDDDDDDDDDDDDDDDDDDDDDDDDDDDDDDDDDDDDDDDDDEDDDDDDDDDDDDDDDDDDDDDDDDDDDDDDDDDDDDDDDDDDDDDDDDDDDDDDDDDDDDDDDDHEDGKDDDDDDDDDDDDDDDDDDDDDDDDDDAYHKGSVCTYCEFCEHCDECEKCPCEEGDKSEICDHCKMCSFCHVCAVCQTVCQPGGFLDEVTGSIYKTVADVFDDDNN from the exons ATGGCATCATTGAGAAGTTTGATTCTTTCGCTGCTTCTGGCGCTGCTGTGCTCCTTCCACACACCGCTGGCTCCCGGTTGCAAGGCACAAGATCTGCCATTCCACTCTGAGCAAGGTCTGGTGGctgacgacgatgatgacgacgatgatgacgacgacgatgacgacgatgatgacgacgacgatgacgacgacgatgatgatgacgatgatgacgacgatgatgacgatgacgacgacgacgacgacgatgatgacgatgatgacgatgatgatgacgatgacgacgatgatgacgatgatgatgatgatgatgacgatgatgacgatgatgatgatgatgatgatgatgatgatgacgatgacgacgatgatgacgacgacgatgaagacgatgacgacgatgatgacgacgacgatgacgatgatgatgatgatgatgatgatgacgacgacgatgatgatgatgacgacgatgatgacgatgatgatgacgatgatgacgacgacgacgatgacgacgatgatgacgacgatgatgacgacgacgacgacgacgatgacgatgatgacgacgatgatcATGAAG ATGgcaaagatgatgatgacgacgatgatgatgacgacgacgacgatgacgacgacgacgacgatgacgacgatgacgacgatgatgctTATCACAAGGGCTCTGTGTGCACATATTGTGAATTCTGTGAG CACTGTGACgaatgtgaaaaatgtccttGTGAAGAGGGAGACAAGTCTGAAATCTGTGATCACTGCAAG ATGTGCAGTTTCTGTCATGTGTGTGCTGTTTGCCAAACCGTTTGCCAGCCCG ggggttTTCTTGATGAAGTGACTGGATCAATCTACAA GACCGTGGCTGATGTGTTTGATGATGATAACAACTGA